The following are encoded in a window of Paenibacillaceae bacterium GAS479 genomic DNA:
- a CDS encoding Phage XkdN-like tail assembly chaperone protein, TAC — MNKNMAFFMKGKAKQEFIEEEVVVTKRFLDEKGDPIPFVLRSLPPKRIEEIQEDCTRRVVKKGRVVDEIFDSKRMAARVAIESTVFPDFRAPELLESYGVVDPADAARAVLSVGGEYMDWINAANRVNGYGDQDEDLIEEAKN, encoded by the coding sequence TTGAATAAGAATATGGCATTTTTCATGAAGGGCAAGGCAAAGCAGGAGTTTATCGAAGAGGAGGTCGTGGTTACAAAGCGCTTCCTCGACGAAAAAGGTGATCCGATTCCGTTCGTTTTGCGGAGTTTGCCGCCGAAGCGGATCGAGGAGATACAGGAGGACTGTACACGCCGGGTCGTCAAGAAGGGCCGAGTCGTCGATGAAATTTTTGATTCAAAGCGCATGGCCGCAAGGGTGGCGATTGAGTCGACTGTCTTCCCGGACTTTAGAGCGCCGGAGCTGTTGGAGTCGTATGGAGTCGTGGATCCGGCGGACGCGGCGCGTGCCGTGTTGTCCGTGGGCGGCGAATATATGGACTGGATCAACGCTGCTAATCGCGTGAACGGTTATGGCGATCAGGACGAGGACCTGATCGAAGAAGCAAAAAACTAA
- a CDS encoding Phage tail sheath protein has protein sequence MAGGTWTTQNKVRPGVYINFVSAPSVLGRAGTRGTAAVALVLGWGTPKTLLTIEAGEDPTSKLGYALTAPELLLVREGLKRANKLLVYRLNDGVKASATIGSLTATAKHSGIRGNDISVVVASSVDVPGSFEVSTRLAGVEVNKQIVVNIAGLVANDWVVWSGTGTLTASAGTPLAGGTNGTTTNADHTNFMAALELADFNTAAYSGTDATLKGVYAAFARRLRDDEGKKIQVVLENYPTANHEGVISVKNGVVLADGTALTAAQATVWVAAATAAAEVTESLTYDAYDGAVDVSPRYTNTQIIAALQAGEIVFTPGPGVARIEQDINTLTGFTPTKGRAFSKNRVIRVLDGFANDIKAIFEAFYLGKVGNNADGRSLFKGEIIAYVSAQQGAGAVQNFDPQTDVTVSPGSESDSVYVELNVQPVDSVEKIYMKVTVN, from the coding sequence ATGGCGGGAGGCACATGGACAACGCAGAATAAAGTGCGGCCAGGCGTCTATATCAATTTCGTATCCGCTCCATCGGTGCTGGGCCGCGCGGGAACGCGAGGTACGGCTGCCGTGGCGTTGGTGCTTGGATGGGGTACGCCGAAGACGCTACTTACTATTGAAGCTGGCGAGGATCCAACGTCCAAGTTAGGTTACGCGCTGACAGCACCGGAACTGCTGCTCGTGCGCGAAGGGCTCAAGCGGGCAAACAAGTTGCTTGTTTACCGGCTTAATGATGGAGTCAAGGCTTCCGCGACGATCGGCTCGCTCACGGCGACAGCCAAGCATTCCGGAATACGAGGCAACGACATCAGCGTGGTTGTCGCGTCCAGCGTGGACGTGCCGGGCTCTTTCGAGGTCAGCACAAGGCTGGCAGGCGTTGAGGTCAACAAACAAATCGTCGTCAACATTGCCGGACTTGTCGCCAATGATTGGGTGGTCTGGAGCGGCACGGGAACGTTGACTGCATCCGCTGGAACGCCGCTGGCCGGCGGAACGAATGGTACGACGACGAATGCCGATCATACCAACTTTATGGCCGCACTGGAGCTGGCCGACTTTAACACGGCAGCTTACTCGGGGACGGATGCAACGCTTAAAGGCGTGTATGCCGCATTCGCCCGCAGGCTCCGGGACGACGAGGGCAAAAAGATCCAAGTGGTGCTGGAAAACTATCCTACGGCAAACCATGAGGGCGTAATCAGCGTTAAAAACGGAGTTGTGCTGGCTGACGGAACGGCGCTGACGGCGGCGCAGGCTACGGTGTGGGTAGCAGCGGCGACCGCGGCGGCGGAAGTCACGGAGTCGCTTACCTACGATGCCTACGATGGCGCCGTTGACGTCAGTCCACGCTATACCAATACGCAGATCATTGCCGCGTTGCAGGCAGGTGAGATTGTGTTCACACCTGGGCCGGGGGTCGCCCGTATCGAGCAGGATATTAACACGCTCACAGGGTTCACGCCGACGAAAGGACGGGCCTTTTCGAAGAACCGTGTTATCCGCGTACTGGATGGTTTCGCCAACGACATTAAGGCAATTTTTGAAGCCTTCTATCTGGGCAAGGTCGGCAATAACGCTGACGGCCGTTCGCTGTTCAAAGGTGAGATCATCGCCTATGTGTCCGCGCAACAGGGCGCAGGAGCGGTCCAGAACTTTGACCCGCAGACGGACGTCACCGTGTCACCAGGCTCTGAGTCAGATAGCGTCTACGTGGAGCTGAATGTTCAGCCGGTTGACTCCGTCGAGAAAATCTACATGAAAGTGACGGTGAACTAA
- a CDS encoding Phage tail tube protein — protein sequence MGFLKSNDTISGQEGRAFATINGTVEEMFYVRSLEATAEKQKAEIKTLGRRGTQHKATGWSGTGTMTIYYVTSRFRQLMYDYIKNGKDTYFSIQVTNEDPSSSIGAQTVILRGVNLDSVIMASLDTEAEALEEEVSFTFDDVDMTEQFTAPTLG from the coding sequence ATGGGCTTTTTGAAATCCAATGATACGATCTCAGGCCAGGAAGGGCGGGCCTTTGCAACAATCAACGGTACAGTCGAGGAAATGTTCTATGTTAGATCCCTCGAGGCGACCGCTGAGAAGCAGAAAGCAGAGATTAAGACCCTGGGACGCCGAGGCACGCAGCACAAAGCTACCGGTTGGTCTGGCACGGGTACGATGACGATTTATTATGTCACGTCCCGATTCCGGCAGTTAATGTACGACTACATCAAGAACGGCAAAGACACATACTTCAGCATCCAGGTGACGAACGAGGATCCTTCCTCGTCGATTGGCGCGCAGACGGTTATCCTCCGCGGGGTAAACCTGGACAGCGTCATTATGGCTTCCCTTGATACAGAGGCAGAAGCGCTGGAAGAAGAAGTTTCCTTTACGTTTGATGATGTAGACATGACTGAACAATTTACTGCCCCGACGCTGGGCTAA